Genomic window (Enterobacteriaceae bacterium 4M9):
GAGGCCACATCGGTGGCAATCATCGTCGACCCCGCCGGCAGCTGAGCAATCAACGGCGCGGCAACCAGCTGATAGATATCGTTGGCGAAGTAAACCAGCGCCAGGAAAATCACCAGTATGGCGATAATGCAGTTCAGCAGCCGCTTACGCAGCTCAATCAGGTGACTGATTAACGGTTGAGTATCTTCGACGGCCATGTTCAGGATTTATCGTTCTGGGGTTGAGAAGGCACAGTGTCTTGACGTTGCGGCGCAGGCCGGGTCGCCGTATCTGCTGCTGCAACAGGCTCCACCGACGGCGTTACGTGAGGCTCATCCACTGTGGGCGACTGCTCGGGCGCACTCGCCTGATGAGCCGCCGCCGCAGGCGTGGCACCTTCGTGGCTGTCCTGCGCGTTTTTTACCAACGGATTGTGGATAGTATGGGCTTCATCGCTCGCCTTTTCCGGATCGTCCGCCGTATAAGAGCGTTTCATTGCCTCCGCTGCCTGGCGCAGCTCATCCATGGACTCCTTCAGCTCGGGCGTCAGGTTGTCCATGCTCGCTTTTTCTACCTTTTTCAGGCTGTCCTGCAGCTCCTGGAGCTTTAGCTCCTGGCTGAGTTCATTTTGTACCGTCGTCGCAAGAGAGCGCAGCGCACGGATCCAGCCTACAACGGTTTTCACCGCCACCGGCAAACGCTGCGGTCCCAGCACGATAAGGCCAATAATAAAGACCAGGACCAGTTCGCTAAAGCCAATATCAAACACGAATTACACCCGGTCTTTGTCGTGATTTTTCGCTTCGTCTTTGTTTACGCTATCCTGCGGCTTTTCAGAAAGCGATTTCGCTGTGAAATCAGCATCTTCATCCTGCTGCGTGGATTTTGATTTCGCATCGTCATCGCTCATGGCTTTCTTAAAACCTTTGATAGATGCGCCCAGGTCAGAGCCAAGAGAACTCAGTTTTTTGGTGCCAAACAGCAGCACAACGATGACGGCAATGATGATCAACTGCCAAATACTGATACCACCCATATGATTCCTCGGAGATGCTTAATTGCGCTGCGGCCTGAATCAGGCACACAGACGGACTATAACAACGTCGTTCAGGCAGTGCGACACCAGCCAATCA
Coding sequences:
- the tatA gene encoding Sec-independent protein translocase subunit TatA, with the translated sequence MGGISIWQLIIIAVIVVLLFGTKKLSSLGSDLGASIKGFKKAMSDDDAKSKSTQQDEDADFTAKSLSEKPQDSVNKDEAKNHDKDRV
- the tatB gene encoding Sec-independent protein translocase subunit TatB translates to MFDIGFSELVLVFIIGLIVLGPQRLPVAVKTVVGWIRALRSLATTVQNELSQELKLQELQDSLKKVEKASMDNLTPELKESMDELRQAAEAMKRSYTADDPEKASDEAHTIHNPLVKNAQDSHEGATPAAAAHQASAPEQSPTVDEPHVTPSVEPVAAADTATRPAPQRQDTVPSQPQNDKS